One genomic window of Branchiostoma lanceolatum isolate klBraLanc5 chromosome 5, klBraLanc5.hap2, whole genome shotgun sequence includes the following:
- the LOC136434310 gene encoding uncharacterized protein has protein sequence MGCKLAMFLGLSALLMVLMVDQAESVCCHATERCFGGWWNRKCNHYCKDGTRQHTPCCGYGRCNIFCCNCDGGCRRSKREVAKEYALPGRGLGDNDVDNDMARVEEEARGLLELLHEEQDEYAMHRRVFGEHDVDKDTKLSKEEALEMLKKMGTDVSELPADWFETLDTNGNGYIDPEEFDEDMAKTLK, from the exons ATGGGCTGCAAGCTGGCGATGTTCCTGGGCCTGTCCGCCCTCCTGATGGTGCTGATGGTGGACCAGGCAGAGTCGGTCTGTTGCCATGCTACAGAGAGGTGCTTTGGAGGCTGGTGGAACAGGAAATGCAACCATTACTGTAAAGATGGCACCCGG caacacACCCCTTGCTGTGGATATGGGAGGtgcaatattttctgctgtaacTGCGATGGGGGCTGCAGACGCAGTAAGAG GGAGGTGGCTAAAGAGTACGCCCTGCCCGGCCGCGGACTTGGAGACAACGATGTCGACAACGACATGGCGCG GGTTGAGGAGGAAGCCCGCGGCCTCCTTGAGCTGCTGCACGAGGAGCAGGATGAGTACGCCATGCACCGACGCGTTTTCGGAGAGCACGATGTGGACAAGGACACGAAGCTGTCCAAGGAGGAGGCTCTGGAGATGCTGAAGAAGATGGGGACGGACGTGAGCGAGCTGCCCGCTGATTGGTTCGAAACCCTGGACACCAACGGCAACGGGTACATCGACCCCGAGGAGTTTGATGAGGACATGGCCAAAACCTTGAAGTAG
- the LOC136434311 gene encoding EKC/KEOPS complex subunit Tprkb-like, translating to MEVSTTLDLYPDTTVSMALFSGVTNGSEVRKKIMDGTIEAAVINAQMICDPFQVLVAVNKAVHLDKLDKKKTKTVFGEILFNLSPGNNILAAYQKFGVQDTEHQDVLVVLLNDLQGQQLHQVSNIIQGTRIPLESLRDIRDEQQIIKLFKISEAERTVGRLEDVVVCRMATKDAG from the exons ATGGAGGTCAGCACGACCCTTGACCTTTACCCTGACACAACAGTCAGCATGGCGCTCTTCTCAGGGGTCACCaacgggtcagaggtcaggaagAAGATCATGGACGGGACCATAGAAGCTGCTGTCATCAACGCACAGATG ATTTGTGACCCTTTCCAAGTCCTGGTTGCTGTAAACAAAGCTGTTCATCTGGACAAACTGGACAAGAAGAAAACTAAAACTGTGTTTGGGGAAATCCTGTTCAACTTGTCGCCAGGCAACAAT ATCCTTGCTGCATACCAGAAGTTCGGAGTTCAGGACACAGAACATCAGGACGTCCTTGTGGTCCTGCTGAACGACCTTCAAGGTCAGCAGCTACACCAGGTCTCTAACATCATCCAGGGTACTCGTATCCCCCTCGAGAGCCTCAGGGACATCAGGGATGAGCAACAAATAATCAAG CTGTTTAAGATTTCGGAGGCTGAGCGGACGGTCGGGCGGCTGGAGGATGTGGTGGTCTGCAGGATGGCGACTAAAGACGCAGGATAG